One Cellulomonas taurus genomic region harbors:
- the atpB gene encoding F0F1 ATP synthase subunit A translates to MLSAAGDESGFHVPTIAEFFPDAILFGGTPFELNRIMMVRIIAAIVLCGLFLLAARRVRLVPGRGQNIAELALDFVRVQIAEEILGKQGGRKYLPLLTILFFTVLAMNITGVIPGLNIAGSSVIGLPLVLAIISWIAFIIAGIKAHGVTGYLKESLFPAGVPWPVYIILTPIELISTFILRPATLTIRLLVNMISGHLLLVLCFAATNFLFFEAASALKAVGVVTFAAGLAFTLFEIFIAALQAYIFTLLSAVYIQLSESHH, encoded by the coding sequence ATGTTGTCCGCCGCGGGGGACGAGTCCGGCTTCCACGTGCCCACGATCGCGGAGTTCTTCCCCGACGCGATCCTGTTCGGAGGGACCCCCTTCGAGCTGAACCGGATCATGATGGTCCGGATCATCGCGGCGATCGTGCTGTGCGGGCTGTTCCTGCTCGCCGCGCGTCGGGTGCGGTTGGTGCCGGGCCGTGGGCAGAACATCGCCGAGCTGGCACTCGACTTCGTCCGCGTCCAGATCGCCGAGGAGATCCTCGGCAAGCAGGGCGGCCGCAAGTACCTGCCGCTGCTGACCATCCTGTTCTTCACCGTGCTGGCGATGAACATCACCGGCGTCATCCCCGGCCTGAACATCGCCGGTAGCTCGGTGATCGGCCTGCCGCTGGTCCTCGCGATCATCAGCTGGATCGCCTTCATCATCGCGGGCATCAAGGCCCACGGCGTGACCGGCTACCTCAAGGAGTCGCTGTTCCCGGCCGGTGTCCCGTGGCCGGTGTACATCATCCTGACGCCGATCGAGCTCATCTCGACGTTCATCCTGCGGCCCGCCACGCTGACCATCCGTCTGCTGGTGAACATGATCTCCGGCCACCTGCTGCTGGTGCTGTGCTTCGCCGCGACGAACTTCCTGTTCTTCGAGGCGGCCTCGGCCCTCAAGGCGGTGGGTGTCGTCACCTTCGCCGCCGGCCTGGCGTTCACCCTGTTCGAGATCTTCATCGCCGCCCTGCAGGCGTACATCTTCACCCTGCTCAGCGCGGTGTACATCCAGCTGTCGGAGTCGCACCACTGA
- a CDS encoding F0F1 ATP synthase subunit gamma — protein MAGQQRVYRQRIRSTQSLKKMFRAQELIAASRIGRARDRMAAASPYATAITKAVSAVATHSDVRHPLLAERRDTNRVAVLLIASDRGMAGAYSASVIREAEALIERLQGEGKEVALYVSGRRAEAFYTFRHRELAASWTGQSDAPTADLAEEIAGRLLADFAAPADEGGVGELHIVSTRFQNMVSQRPQVIRMLPLEVVDGVVEHDSGETLPLYEFEPSAEEVLDALLPRYVRTRIYSCLLHAAASELASRQRAMHTATENAEDLIRMYTRLANQARQSEITQEISEIVSGADALAS, from the coding sequence ATGGCCGGACAGCAGCGGGTCTACCGCCAGCGGATCAGGTCGACCCAGTCTCTGAAGAAGATGTTCCGCGCCCAGGAGCTGATCGCCGCCTCGCGGATCGGTCGCGCCCGGGACCGGATGGCAGCCGCCAGCCCCTACGCCACGGCCATCACCAAGGCGGTGTCGGCGGTGGCGACCCACTCGGACGTGCGGCACCCGCTCCTGGCGGAGCGCCGTGACACCAACCGGGTCGCGGTGCTGCTCATCGCCTCGGACCGCGGCATGGCGGGCGCCTATTCGGCGAGCGTCATCCGCGAGGCCGAGGCGCTGATCGAGCGGTTGCAGGGTGAGGGCAAGGAGGTCGCGCTCTACGTCTCCGGGCGGCGGGCCGAGGCCTTCTACACCTTCCGGCACCGCGAGCTCGCGGCGTCCTGGACCGGTCAGTCGGACGCGCCGACCGCGGACCTCGCCGAGGAGATCGCCGGCCGACTGCTGGCGGACTTCGCGGCCCCCGCGGACGAGGGCGGGGTGGGCGAGCTGCACATCGTGTCCACCCGGTTCCAGAACATGGTGAGCCAGCGTCCCCAGGTGATCCGGATGCTCCCGCTGGAGGTCGTGGACGGCGTCGTCGAGCACGACTCCGGCGAGACCCTCCCGCTCTACGAGTTCGAGCCGAGTGCGGAGGAGGTGCTGGACGCGCTGCTGCCGCGGTACGTCCGGACCCGGATCTACTCCTGCCTGCTGCACGCGGCGGCCTCGGAGCTGGCTTCCCGGCAGCGTGCGATGCACACCGCCACGGAGAACGCCGAGGACCTGATCCGCATGTACACCCGACTGGCCAACCAGGCCCGTCAGTCCGAGATCACCCAGGAGATCAGCGAGATCGTGTCGGGCGCCGACGCGCTCGCCTCCTGA
- a CDS encoding F0F1 ATP synthase subunit delta, protein MRAASQASLTAAAERFETLWQQVGADAAQLGAQVLAVADVVRANGQLRRALTDPAAPGEAKAALVTTLLGSSTDGRVVDLLAGVVRSRWSHESDLAEALEQLGREAVLAGAEAEGVLDTVEEDLFRTQRFLVAQRDVREALVARVTNAAAREELIRQLFGPAVHPLTLMLLERITHQIDRAGSVSAVGALADAAAQRRSRTVAVVTSSTPLTREQEDRLRSGLARAYGRQVQLNITVDPSVLGGMRVQVGPDVIDGTVSARVADARRRLAG, encoded by the coding sequence ATGCGCGCGGCGAGCCAGGCATCCCTGACGGCGGCTGCCGAGCGTTTCGAGACGCTCTGGCAGCAGGTCGGCGCGGACGCGGCCCAGCTGGGCGCCCAGGTGTTGGCCGTCGCGGACGTGGTCCGTGCCAACGGTCAGCTCCGTCGCGCGCTCACCGACCCGGCCGCCCCCGGTGAGGCCAAGGCCGCACTGGTGACGACCCTGCTGGGCTCGTCGACCGACGGCCGCGTGGTCGACCTGCTCGCCGGTGTGGTCCGTTCGCGCTGGTCGCACGAGTCCGATCTCGCCGAGGCGCTCGAACAGCTCGGCCGTGAGGCAGTGCTGGCCGGGGCCGAGGCGGAGGGGGTGCTCGACACCGTCGAGGAAGACCTGTTCCGCACGCAGCGGTTCCTGGTCGCGCAGCGGGACGTCCGGGAGGCGCTCGTCGCCCGGGTGACCAACGCCGCTGCACGCGAGGAGCTGATCCGGCAGTTGTTCGGCCCCGCGGTGCACCCGCTGACGCTGATGCTGCTGGAGCGGATCACGCACCAGATCGATCGCGCCGGTTCGGTGTCGGCCGTCGGCGCTCTCGCGGACGCCGCCGCGCAGCGCCGGTCGCGCACCGTCGCCGTCGTCACCAGTTCCACCCCGCTCACACGGGAGCAGGAGGACCGACTGCGGTCGGGCCTCGCCCGTGCCTACGGCCGCCAGGTACAGCTGAACATCACCGTGGACCCGTCGGTCCTCGGCGGGATGCGTGTGCAGGTCGGTCCGGACGTCATCGACGGCACCGTGTCGGCGCGAGTCGCCGACGCCCGCCGCCGTCTGGCCGGATGA
- the atpD gene encoding F0F1 ATP synthase subunit beta, giving the protein MTATTVDAKDTAAAPGVGRVARVIGPVVDIEFPADQIPEMYNALTVDIDMSGQGEGESSFTMTLEVAQHLGDSLIRAIALKPTDGLVRGAKVTDTGAPISVPVGDITKGHVFNVTGEVLNLAEGEKLEITERWPIHRKPPAFDQLESKTTMFETGIKVIDLLTPYVQGGKIGLFGGAGVGKTVLIQEMIQRVAQDHGGVSVFAGVGERTREGNDLIGEMEEAGVFDKTALVFGQMDEPPGTRLRVALSALTMAEYFRDVQKQDVLLFIDNIFRFTQAGSEVSTLLGRMPSAVGYQPNLADEMGQLQERITSTRGHSITSLQAIYVPADDYTDPAPATTFAHLDATTELSREIASRGLYPAVDPLASTSRILDPRYVGQEHYDVATQVKSILQRNKELQDIIAILGVDELSEEDKTVVARARRIQQFLSQNTYMAEKFTGVVGSTVPVAETVEAFKKIAAGEFDHIAEQAFFNIGGLEDLERNWARIQKEYGV; this is encoded by the coding sequence ATGACCGCCACCACCGTCGACGCGAAGGACACGGCCGCCGCGCCGGGCGTGGGCCGCGTCGCACGCGTGATCGGGCCCGTCGTGGACATCGAGTTCCCTGCGGACCAGATCCCGGAGATGTACAACGCGCTGACCGTCGACATCGACATGTCCGGTCAGGGCGAGGGCGAGAGCTCGTTCACCATGACCCTCGAGGTCGCCCAGCACCTGGGTGACTCCCTGATCCGGGCCATCGCGCTGAAGCCGACCGACGGCCTGGTCCGTGGCGCCAAGGTCACCGACACCGGCGCGCCGATCAGCGTGCCGGTCGGCGACATCACCAAGGGCCACGTGTTCAACGTGACCGGTGAGGTGCTCAACCTGGCCGAGGGCGAGAAGCTCGAGATCACCGAGCGCTGGCCGATCCACCGCAAGCCGCCGGCCTTCGACCAGCTCGAGTCGAAGACGACGATGTTCGAGACCGGCATCAAGGTCATCGACCTGCTCACCCCGTACGTCCAGGGTGGGAAGATCGGCCTCTTCGGTGGTGCCGGTGTGGGCAAGACCGTGCTGATCCAGGAGATGATCCAGCGCGTCGCCCAGGACCACGGTGGTGTGTCGGTGTTCGCCGGTGTCGGCGAGCGCACCCGTGAGGGCAACGACCTGATCGGTGAGATGGAGGAGGCCGGGGTCTTCGACAAGACCGCCCTGGTCTTCGGCCAGATGGACGAGCCGCCGGGCACCCGTCTGCGGGTGGCCCTGTCCGCTCTGACCATGGCGGAGTACTTCCGCGATGTGCAGAAGCAGGACGTGCTGCTCTTCATCGACAACATCTTCCGGTTCACCCAGGCGGGGTCCGAGGTCTCGACCCTGCTCGGCCGGATGCCCTCCGCGGTGGGCTACCAGCCGAACCTGGCGGACGAGATGGGTCAGCTGCAGGAGCGCATCACCTCGACCCGTGGTCACTCGATCACCTCGCTGCAGGCGATCTACGTTCCGGCCGACGACTACACCGACCCGGCTCCGGCGACCACCTTCGCCCACCTGGACGCGACCACCGAGCTCTCCCGTGAGATCGCCTCGCGTGGTCTGTACCCGGCCGTGGACCCGCTGGCCTCGACCAGCCGGATCCTCGACCCGCGGTACGTCGGCCAGGAGCACTACGACGTGGCCACCCAGGTGAAGTCGATCCTGCAGCGCAACAAGGAGCTGCAGGACATCATCGCCATCCTCGGTGTCGACGAGCTGTCGGAGGAGGACAAGACCGTCGTGGCCCGCGCCCGCCGGATCCAGCAGTTCCTCTCCCAGAACACCTACATGGCCGAGAAGTTCACCGGTGTGGTCGGTTCGACCGTGCCGGTGGCCGAGACGGTCGAGGCGTTCAAGAAGATCGCGGCCGGCGAGTTCGACCACATCGCCGAGCAGGCGTTCTTCAACATCGGTGGTCTGGAGGACCTGGAGCGCAACTGGGCCCGGATCCAGAAGGAGTA
- a CDS encoding F0F1 ATP synthase subunit B, giving the protein MHAFVTAAEESTHSVLLPATYDIVWSLVVTAIIAAVFIKVLPKFLKVLDERTAKIEGGLESAEEAQAEAQQLLDEYKQQLADARAEAARIREDARTEGGAIVAELRAKAQADAARIVETAQRQIEAERQQAAESLRQDVGELAVELASRIVGESLADQARQSRVVDRFLEELETETAVVDPSSTAAER; this is encoded by the coding sequence ATGCACGCCTTCGTCACAGCCGCCGAGGAGTCGACGCACAGCGTCCTGCTCCCGGCGACCTACGACATCGTCTGGTCCCTGGTGGTCACGGCGATCATCGCCGCGGTCTTCATCAAGGTCCTGCCGAAGTTCCTCAAGGTGCTCGACGAGCGCACCGCGAAGATCGAGGGCGGCCTGGAGAGCGCGGAAGAGGCGCAGGCCGAGGCCCAGCAGCTGCTGGACGAGTACAAGCAGCAGCTGGCCGACGCCCGTGCCGAGGCGGCGCGCATCCGCGAGGACGCGCGCACCGAGGGTGGTGCCATCGTGGCGGAGCTGCGGGCGAAGGCCCAGGCCGACGCCGCACGCATCGTCGAGACCGCCCAGCGCCAGATCGAGGCCGAGCGTCAGCAGGCAGCCGAGTCGCTGCGTCAGGACGTCGGCGAGCTGGCGGTCGAGCTGGCATCCCGGATCGTCGGGGAGTCGCTGGCCGACCAGGCCCGCCAGTCCCGCGTGGTCGACCGCTTCCTCGAGGAGCTCGAGACCGAGACCGCGGTCGTCGACCCGTCCAGCACGGCGGCTGAGCGCTGA
- the atpE gene encoding ATP synthase F0 subunit C, with protein MIVEITGDLATIGYGLAAIGPGIGLGIMVAKTQEATARQPEIAGLLRTNMFIALGAIEALALIGFVAGFVF; from the coding sequence ATGATCGTGGAGATCACCGGAGACCTCGCCACCATCGGCTACGGCCTGGCTGCCATCGGCCCCGGCATCGGTCTGGGCATCATGGTCGCGAAGACCCAGGAGGCGACCGCTCGCCAGCCCGAGATCGCGGGTCTGCTGCGGACCAACATGTTCATCGCGCTGGGTGCCATCGAGGCCCTGGCCCTGATCGGCTTCGTCGCCGGCTTCGTCTTCTGA
- the atpA gene encoding F0F1 ATP synthase subunit alpha, with translation MAELTIGPDQIKAALDSFVKSYEPTAAASEEVGRVTLAADGIAQVEGLPGVMANELLRFADGTLGLAQNLDVREIGVVILGEFSGIEEGQEVRRTGEVLSVPVGSGFLGRVVDPLGQPIDGLGEIEAEGRRALELQAPGVMARKSVHEPLQTGIKAIDTMIPIGRGQRQLIIGDRQTGKTAIAIDTIINQKANWETGDPTKQVRCIYVAIGQKGSTIAAVRGALEDAGALEYTTIVAAPASDPAGFKYLAPYTGSAIGQHWMYEGKHVLIVFDDLSKQAEAYRAVSLLLRRPPGREAYPGDVFYLHSRLLERCAKLSDELGAGSMTGLPVIETKANDVSAYIPTNVISITDGQIFLQSDLFNADQRPAVDVGISVSRVGGDAQIKAMKKVSGTLKLDLAQYRSLEAFAMFASDLDAASRAQLTRGARLMELLKQPQYSPYPAEEQVASVWAGTKGKLDDVPVADVARFESELLDHLRRNTDVLSTIISTGKLEEDTEDALAAAVEEFRNGFLKGDGTPLVGGDDEESETPVEQEQIVRQKKG, from the coding sequence ATGGCTGAGCTGACCATCGGGCCGGACCAGATCAAGGCTGCGCTCGACAGCTTCGTGAAGTCCTACGAGCCCACCGCCGCCGCCTCTGAGGAGGTCGGCCGCGTCACCCTGGCCGCCGACGGCATCGCGCAGGTCGAGGGCCTGCCGGGTGTGATGGCCAACGAACTGCTCCGGTTCGCCGACGGCACGCTCGGCCTGGCCCAGAACCTGGACGTCCGCGAGATCGGCGTCGTGATCCTGGGTGAGTTCTCCGGGATCGAGGAGGGCCAGGAGGTCCGTCGGACCGGCGAGGTCCTCTCGGTGCCGGTGGGCTCGGGCTTCCTCGGCCGCGTGGTGGACCCGCTGGGTCAGCCGATCGACGGCCTGGGCGAGATCGAGGCCGAGGGTCGCCGTGCGCTGGAGCTGCAGGCACCGGGCGTGATGGCGCGTAAGTCGGTGCACGAGCCGCTGCAGACCGGCATCAAGGCGATCGACACCATGATCCCGATCGGCCGTGGCCAGCGTCAGCTGATCATCGGTGACCGCCAGACCGGCAAAACGGCGATCGCGATCGACACGATCATCAACCAGAAGGCGAACTGGGAGACCGGCGACCCGACCAAGCAGGTGCGCTGCATCTACGTCGCCATCGGCCAGAAGGGTTCGACCATCGCCGCCGTGCGTGGCGCCCTGGAGGACGCCGGTGCGCTGGAGTACACCACCATCGTGGCCGCTCCCGCCTCGGACCCGGCCGGGTTCAAGTACCTGGCGCCGTACACCGGTTCGGCCATCGGCCAGCACTGGATGTACGAGGGCAAGCACGTTCTGATCGTCTTCGACGACCTGTCGAAGCAGGCCGAGGCCTACCGTGCCGTGTCGCTGCTGCTGCGTCGTCCGCCGGGCCGCGAGGCGTACCCGGGTGACGTCTTCTACCTGCACTCCCGTCTGCTGGAGCGTTGCGCGAAGCTGTCGGACGAGCTCGGTGCCGGTTCGATGACCGGTCTGCCGGTGATCGAGACCAAGGCGAACGACGTCTCGGCCTACATCCCGACCAACGTCATCTCCATCACCGACGGTCAGATCTTCCTGCAGTCGGATCTGTTCAACGCGGACCAGCGCCCGGCGGTCGACGTCGGTATCTCGGTCTCCCGTGTCGGTGGTGACGCGCAGATCAAGGCGATGAAGAAGGTCTCCGGCACGCTGAAGCTGGACCTCGCGCAGTACCGGTCCCTGGAGGCGTTCGCGATGTTCGCCTCCGACCTGGACGCGGCTTCCCGCGCCCAGCTGACCCGTGGCGCCCGGCTGATGGAGCTGCTCAAGCAGCCGCAGTACTCCCCGTACCCGGCCGAGGAGCAGGTCGCCTCGGTGTGGGCCGGCACCAAGGGCAAGCTGGACGACGTCCCGGTCGCGGACGTCGCCCGCTTCGAGTCCGAGCTGCTGGACCACCTGCGCCGCAACACCGACGTGCTCTCCACGATCATCTCCACCGGCAAGCTGGAGGAGGACACCGAGGACGCCCTGGCGGCCGCGGTCGAGGAGTTCCGCAACGGCTTCCTCAAGGGCGACGGCACTCCGCTGGTGGGTGGCGACGACGAGGAGTCCGAGACGCCGGTCGAGCAGGAGCAGATCGTTCGTCAGAAGAAGGGCTGA